Proteins from a genomic interval of Quercus lobata isolate SW786 chromosome 11, ValleyOak3.0 Primary Assembly, whole genome shotgun sequence:
- the LOC115968371 gene encoding serine/threonine-protein phosphatase 7 long form homolog: MDKHPAGPRDCTVLTRQAEHRSSWLWDGPPTGQAWPGVLTCRHRFSCMPEVGLDPRAAAYITDAGLGGLLHVPNIEIDHALITALVERWRPETHSFHLPHGEMTITLQDMEVIMGVPVEGLPVVGKTNMEWGNLCHELLGHKPPDKEPHANENTAMLCGARLKLSWLKTMFHDPLPADATDLQVQQYARYYILEMLGGMLFMDKSGERISVMYLQFLNPISNGKKYSWGSAALSWLYRHLCKASETTAKQIGGALLLVQIWAYARFPHICPMMRHPHQALPPGPLAVRWKVATCTTEHATHVLSAYRMSLASLRPNQIVWEPYKSVIGSLPSYCTAGQHIWRSTVPLLHFWVVEGHHPERVLRQFGMKQGVPVDVNTSTDLHNITLQGKHDKDWAVEHASHIAKWAAHAEVVNAPIFEGEMGFDDEYMKWFRRITRRFITKETSYWDTLVESHLRILAMCEPGSAIHTECMSALEAVEELSRLNLDNARVASNTSEPAAGRGQLVGGRRGHGGRQSGDGKVRPDKEPVRRRKRE, translated from the exons ATGGACAAGCATCCAGCAGGACCCCGTGATTGTACTGTCTTGACGAGGCAAGCAGAGCATCGTTCGAGTTGGCTTTGGGATGGTCCTCCGACAGGCCAG GCATGGCCAGGTGTGCTCACTTGTCGCCATCGATTCAGTTGTATGCCCGAAGTTGGGTTAGATCCACGGGCTGCTGCATATATCACGGATGCGGGGTTAGGTGGGCTATTACACGTCCCAAATATAGAGATCGATCATGCATTGATCACCGCATTGGTGGAGAGATGGCGGCCGGAGACGCACTCATTCCACTTGCCCCACGGTGAGATGACAATCACGTTACAAGACATGGAGGTTATTATGGGGGTACCTGTAGAAGGCTTGCCAGTGGTGGGGAAAACCAATATGGAATGGGGCAACTTATGCCACGAATTGCTAGGCCATAAGCCTCCGGACAAAGAACCCCATGCTAATGAAAACACGGCTATGTTGTGTGGGGCGAGGTTAAAATTGTCTTGGCTCAAGACAATGTTTCATGACCCTCTACCAGCTGATGCCACTGACTTACAAGTGCAGCAGTACGCTCGGTATTACATACTGGAGATGTTGGGTGGTATGTTGTTTATGGACAAGTCTGGCGAACGGATCTCGGTCATGTATCTGCAATTCTTGAATCCAATCAGCAATGGCAAGAAGTATAGCTGGGGTAGTGCAGCACTAAGTTGGCTATATAGACACCTGTGTAAGGCGTCAGAGACTACCGCGAAGCAGATTGGTGGTGCACTGCTATTGGTGCAAATATGGGCGTATGCCAGGTTCCCACACATATGTCCGATGATGAGGCATCCACATCAGGCACTGCCCCCGGGTCCACTTGCTGTTAG ATGGAAAGTGGCTACGTGCACCACAGAACATGCAACGCACGTCTTAAGCGCCTATCGTATGTCACTTGCTTCGCTACGGCCAAATCAG ATTGTGTGGGAGCCGTATAAGTCAGTGATAGGTTCCCTGCCCTCATATTGTACTGCAGGCCAACACATATGGAGGTCTACCGTACCGCTTCTACATTTTTGGGTGGTTGAGGGCCATCACCCCGAACGTGTCCTCCGACAGTTTGGGATGAAGCAGGGCGTACCGGTCGATGTCAATACTTCTACTGATTTGCACAATATAACACTCCAAGGGAAGCATGACAAAGATTGGGCTGTGGAACATGCCTCTCATATTGCTAAATGGGCTGCGCATGCCGAAGTTGTCAATGCACCGATCTTTGAGGGGGAGATGGGGTTCGATGACGAGTATATGAAGTGGTTTCGTCGCATCACTCGACGCTTTATTACAAAAGAAACCTCATACTGGGACACTTTG GTTGAATCACATTTGAGGATACTGGCAATGTGCGAACCAGGTTCCGCGATCCACACCGAGTGTATGTCTGCCTTGGAAGCTGTTGAAGAGCTTAGTCGGTTGAACTTGGATAATGCACGTGTTGCAAGCAACACGAGTGAACCGGCTGCAGGGCGTGGCCAGCTAGTTGGTGGACGTCGAGGCCATGGAGGGCGTCAATCTGGTGATG GCAAGGTGAGACCAGACAAGGAACCAGTAAGGAGAAGAAAACGGGAATGA
- the LOC115968372 gene encoding heterogeneous nuclear ribonucleoprotein Q-like: MHLHKLQAAVNEHPNMKCQGMKALKNTEKYELDGQVLECSLAKPQSDQKSGGSNSQKVGLLPSYPPRVGYGLVGGLYGALGAGYGATGFAQVSTV, translated from the exons ATGCATCTACATAAATTGCAGGCAGCTGTGAATGAACATCCCAATATGAAATGTCAAGGCATGAAGGCACTGAAGAATACAGAAAAATATGAACTTGATG GCCAAGTTTTGGAGTGTTCTCTTGCAAAACCACAGTCAGATCAAAAGTCTGGAGGATCAAATTCACAGAAGGTAGGACTGCTTCCAAGTTATCCACCTCGTGTTGGTTATGGTTTGGTTGGTGGTCTCTATGGTGCTCTTGGTGCAGGATATGGTGCCACAGGCTTTGCACAGGTGAGTACTGTTTAA